AAGATGAACAGGGCCGCGGATTAAATAGCATCCTTTGTTGCCGAGCATATCGATGATTGAATCTGGTGCTAAGATGACAACTGTTCATGAACACTTCATGATATTTTATATTCTGGTTCTATTGACTGTGCTCATCCTAGATTGATATAATCATCcgtttgtacaaaaaaaaaaaaaaaaaaaaaaaaaaaagaagaagaagaagaagaagaagttggtGAAATTATGATCATGGTGAAGCCGGCAGGGGGCTGTGGATGTATAGGGATATTGCAATACCACTGGCAGTATCGAATAAAGAAGAGAACGAACACTAGATGGTAACCTTGAAATAAAATTAGTTACGCTGTCATATAACGTGTCCTAgggttcaaatttgaaaggtgatTAAAGTTGACTTTTTTGATGCGAAGGTACATTATAAAGTTGTCGTTTAGAAAAAATCGAATATCTAGAGGATGACGCCCGCTGAAGTTGCTAGAGAGTTTTTGATGACACGAGGCCTGGAATCAGTCCTACTCCACATCAATACTGCTTCTACGTTTTCAATATACTAAAACAACATATAAGATACAACCCTGATGGCCAACTTCGAAGAATAGCATTATCCAGTCCAAAATTTATGCTGGCAGAGAACCTATGGTCCAGACGCTTGATGTACACCTCTAACCATGATTATTTATGTGCTATTCCTATGAGAAAATTTAGTTGCTATTCTGGATTATATTTGATGTTTCTAACGAAGACTCCTTTCCTAGTTTATGTTATTTTggctttttttcccttttttttttttttttctgcctttcttttcttttcttaacaTCTCTGGGATAACAAGTGGATACATGTTGGCAAGCAACCATGCATGTCGCTTTAACCAACCAAATTGAAATGTGCCTTCACACATAATTATGTAATTCCcatgttaaaaaaaataataatcatattGATGGAGTTGATATAAATTAACTTTCCTGCCAGATCTTAATTAGCACCACAATTCTTTTCACAATCTCGAAGTGGATAATTTTGTTTAGTTTGAAGTAGAACGCAAACGTTGCTCAGTTTTTCTCCTGCTGCCCTGCTGCTGGGAGGAAACGTAGCCCCAACTTGGGGCCACGGGGAACAAGAAGCTACACTACAAAAAGGCAGGGCTTTGCGGATATTCCCACAAACACCCGCCTTAAATTCACAGCATCTCAATATCGCTATTATGCCTATTTCTGGGACGACCCTACCAACTTTCTTTCAGAACCACCAGTGATAAGAATTGGCAAATTTCCCTGCGACTTTAAATCACAGCCAACCAAAGAAGGGAAACTACCTCTCCACCCTCCAACCGTCGCCTTCTTTGCCTATTTGTGACCACCACCCTCCCTTCCCTCTCCATCCCTCAACAGTGAAGAAACCGGAGACTTTGCAGTGGTGACAAGAGGTTCTTTGTCGCCGGAGGATTGGGATTGGGCGGCTTTCCAATCGCTCGGAAAGCCGCTCCATCTTTCTCAAACTCTTTCCCAAGAATGCCAAATTCAATCTCTCAGGAACACAGTTTGACCGCGATAGACAACCTTCGTAAGATTATAGTCATTTATTTTGTCATCAATATTTCTTTCAGTTGTGTTCTTCATGTCCTATATATAGAACGTTCTCTCTTCCATATTGCAGTTGGTCAATAATTTTCTGTTCATATTGTTCCAGTCTTTCTTTGTTGTTTGCTTGTGGATATCTGGGTTCTCTGTTTTATCTTCATATAGTCTCTGTCTCTCTTTCTCTCGCTGTCATAGAAGAGAAACGGACCAGTTCATACCTATCGTTTTCCAAACACCAGTATCTGTTTGTATTTGGAAAGACCATCAATCCTGTTTCCTGGGTTGGATATCCAACCTGACATTACCTCCACCCTCCATTTCCTCCATCCTCTGTTTCTTTCCCTgaggaaagtacagagaaatgGCCCGAGCCATCTCGAATTCTCTTTGCCCAAAGGACTGGGTTAGAGGAAAAGCAGTTGGGAATGGGTCCTTTGGCATCGTCAACTTGGCCATGAACAGATCCACGGGCAAGCTCTTTGTCGTCAAGTCCTCACGATCTGGCATGGGGTTACAATCCCTGAAGAATGAGGCTGACATCCTTGAGAGTCTGAATTCGCCATACATTGTTCGAAGCCTTGGGCATGAAGCTGTAGACAGAGCAGCAAGTCAACAAGAATTCAACTTGTTCATGGAATACATGGCAGGGGGGAGCCTGTTGGATATTGTGGAAAAGTTTGGTGGAGCACTGGATGAGTCAGTGATTAGATCCTACACCAGAGAAATTCTCAAAGGGATTGCGTACCTTCATAGAAATGATATCGTCCACTGCGATATTAAATGTAAGAATGTGCTCTTGGGTTCATCTGGGAACATCAAGTTGGCTGACTTTGGGTGTGCTAGAAGATTGGGAGGATCTTCGGAGGTTGATGCATGTTCAAAGAATTCATCACAATTTTCCGGTGGGACTCCATTGTGGATGGCACCAGAGATTTTGAAGAATGAAGGTGTCGGATTCCTGTCAGATATATGGTCTCTGGGATGCACTGTGATTGAGATGGCCACTGGAAGACCTCCATGGACCGACGAGGTATCGAACCCGATGACAGCAGTATACAAGATTGCATGCTGTGATGATCTTCCAAAGCTCCCATCCGGTTTCTCCAACGAGGGGCTTGATTTCCTTGGAAAATGTTTGCAGAAGGACCCAAAGAAGAGATGGAATGCTGAGCAATTGCTCAACCATCCATTTATCACTGGGGGTTGGAATCAAATGTGTTTGAAGGAGGCATCCTGGTCACCAACAAGTGTCTTACATGCAGGTTCCAGAGGGAACTGGCCTTTGGACAAATTGGAGTCACCGACCGAAGAAGACATCTCGACATGGAGACCATTCTTGATGCAGTCTGAGATTTCCAAGAAGCTAAGAAGGATGTGCAGCAAACAGATTGATTTACAGGCAACAGAAGGGTGGATTGAGGTTAGATCAGGATGAAAATTTTGATAGGTATAGATGATAGCAACCTGTAAATTGACAAAGACAGGGATCTGGATGTACAGCTCAGTCTATAGGTAGAATCTCGTTCTCACTGTTTTCACTCTTCTCCTTTGTCTTACCTCTATTTGAAATCCAAGGATAAATAATTGTTAATTTTCTTCAATAGGGTATTAACACTCTTGCATACAATGATGAAATTTTGCAGCACGCCGATTTCCTTTTAGTTCCCAGTAAATCAGTAAGTATGAATGCTATGCATCATGAGTGTCATGATTTTCAAAGCTGAAATCCTGGACAGCAAAATAATGGTCGTTCTCAAGGTTGTTAACAAGGCTCCTCACGATGTACATAGGGATCATGGATGTTTAAAAGGTGGCCATCATTTAGCCATTACCATGCCATTATAATTTCATATAACAGGAATAATCTTGTAAATTTCCTTATCCATCCAACCATCTAAGTTGAATAATATGGTTCTGAATTCAAATATATAAgttcaaaaattaaaatgatgTTCTCTGAATAGTTATGCAATCTATAGCACATAATTTTGCCATTTTCTGCATTGTTTCTGGTGCTAGTGGCTAAAAATGGCCATTATACAGCCATTACTTCATATTGAAAAATTCAGTCAGAAGCTTCCACAAGTAACAAACCCCCACCCTCCCGCCAACAACAAGGAGAAAAAGAACGGGAAACAAAGGAAGCTAGACTGCGCAAATAgctattatttattgaaatatggGAGTGAAAGTTTTAGGCTGGATTTGGCTGTCAGAATCTTCATATATTTTATTCGAGAAATTACTTCTGCGATTTTTCATATACCAGGGATGAAGGATCATATCTGAAAGTCAAGCACGTATTGGCAACTTATCAACCATGCAATTATACAATTTTTGAGGTTTGATGAGTCATTTATTTGTGGAACAGCACTTATCTCTGAAATAATTAATTCCTTCTAGCATGGGAGGTAAAAGTAAGATGGAAACTAGAGATGGATTGGAACATAGAAGGAATGCTAATCTTGAAGTCAAGGGTCACTTTAAAGGGTAGGAATTTGAAGATATATCCTGGTCTCGAGGCCTCTGGATGTAGCCTGGGGGTAGGAATATAAAGATATCTCCCGGTCTCAAGGCCTACCGATACTTTTCATTTTAGTTTTTGTCCTACTCCATTGGACTCTACAAACTTTTGCTGATTTTGGTATTTGGATAAGACCTATGACTTTGAATCATTCTGGATGTCGGGTGTTGGAAATAAATTAACACTTACTGGAAGTAACCAATGTTTAAGTGACTTTTGGAAAAATTTTCAACATGTGTTTTCATACGGAGATTATATCCTAATCTTGGTCCACTCTTTCCTTCTGCTATATCTTAAGATTATACCATGGGCATACACACGGAGAGTCATTTAAAAGAGCAGGATACAAGGGATGTTTGATAATGCAAGATTATTCTGACAGTAATCTCTATATCGCTCAGATCAGATAAATAAATGCAAATTACCCAACCAACACTTATACCTACATGTTATAAATGGGTGACTCTCTTTTTCAcagtacttcttttccaaaacgTTCTTGATCAAATATATAATTGATTCTCATCTTGGAAGTTTCAAATGATAGTCAGAGTTACTAGGTACTCCAACCTGATTCCTAATTTTCTTATAAACTCCACATTTCAAATCCAATGAAAAGTTAAGTTGCAAAGAAAGAAGACTGAGGGCATCAAATAGAGTTTAGGATCAACTGATGACAAGAAATCTATTGACTCATTTTGTAACACATGATGTTGGTTCAGAATTTGGTTAAGATCGGAAAACATGGAGGAGGGTGTCTTCAACATCATCATTTATGGCATTTTATAGCAACAGTTGGCATTAGAATGGTTGGGCTTATTATTCAGGATCATCTTGGCATGAGGGCATTTGT
Above is a genomic segment from Elaeis guineensis isolate ETL-2024a chromosome 1, EG11, whole genome shotgun sequence containing:
- the LOC105036464 gene encoding mitogen-activated protein kinase kinase kinase 18 — protein: MARAISNSLCPKDWVRGKAVGNGSFGIVNLAMNRSTGKLFVVKSSRSGMGLQSLKNEADILESLNSPYIVRSLGHEAVDRAASQQEFNLFMEYMAGGSLLDIVEKFGGALDESVIRSYTREILKGIAYLHRNDIVHCDIKCKNVLLGSSGNIKLADFGCARRLGGSSEVDACSKNSSQFSGGTPLWMAPEILKNEGVGFLSDIWSLGCTVIEMATGRPPWTDEVSNPMTAVYKIACCDDLPKLPSGFSNEGLDFLGKCLQKDPKKRWNAEQLLNHPFITGGWNQMCLKEASWSPTSVLHAGSRGNWPLDKLESPTEEDISTWRPFLMQSEISKKLRRMCSKQIDLQATEGWIEVRSG